In one window of Pseudooceanicola aestuarii DNA:
- the thiD gene encoding bifunctional hydroxymethylpyrimidine kinase/phosphomethylpyrimidine kinase, with the protein MIANILSIAGTDPTGGAGIQADLKSFAAQGAHGMCVVTAVVAQNTCGVRGVEMMAPSFVADQLDAVFDDVRVDAVKLGMMANAGIIAAVADRLARHPGIPVVLDPVMVAKSGDHLLDPDAVSALRDLLVPRATLITPNLPEAAVLLNRADDWTAQDMEAALPGLLHLGSEWVLLKGGHLAGAETSTDLLHGPTGTHALPAPRLDTVNDHGTGCTLSAAIAALVPHHPMEQAVRRAKQYLHGALAASDRLEVGRGHGPLHHFHALWPSG; encoded by the coding sequence ATGATCGCCAACATCCTGTCCATCGCCGGAACCGATCCGACCGGAGGGGCCGGTATCCAGGCGGACCTGAAGTCTTTCGCCGCGCAGGGGGCGCACGGGATGTGCGTGGTTACCGCCGTGGTGGCGCAGAACACCTGTGGTGTCCGCGGGGTCGAAATGATGGCGCCGTCTTTCGTTGCCGATCAGCTCGACGCGGTGTTTGACGACGTGCGTGTCGATGCGGTCAAACTGGGTATGATGGCCAATGCCGGCATCATCGCGGCGGTGGCCGACCGCCTGGCCCGCCACCCCGGCATTCCGGTCGTTCTGGACCCCGTGATGGTCGCCAAAAGCGGCGATCACCTGCTGGACCCCGACGCGGTTTCGGCATTGCGAGATCTGCTGGTGCCGCGCGCCACTTTGATCACCCCGAACCTGCCGGAGGCCGCCGTGTTGCTGAACCGCGCGGACGACTGGACGGCTCAGGACATGGAGGCGGCGCTGCCGGGGCTGCTGCATCTGGGGTCGGAATGGGTCTTGCTGAAAGGCGGACACCTGGCGGGAGCGGAGACCTCCACCGATCTGCTACATGGCCCGACAGGCACCCATGCCCTGCCCGCGCCGCGCCTTGATACGGTGAACGACCACGGCACCGGCTGTACCTTGTCGGCCGCGATTGCCGCGCTGGTGCCGCATCATCCGATGGAACAGGCGGTTCGCCGGGCCAAGCAGTACCTGCATGGCGCGCTGGCGGCTTCTGATCGGCTGGAGGTCGGCAGGGGCCACGGACCCCTGCATCATTTCCACGCGCTCTGGCCGTCAGGCTAG
- the thiE gene encoding thiamine phosphate synthase, giving the protein MMRFDLSTYLVLDPQLCGARGVVETARAAVRGGATMVQLRDKAADTARMVATGRALQQALAGTGATLIINDDVAAVRELGGCGLHVGQGDLPAAEARARIGPEAILGLSVETVAQAAQVDPALVDYIGAGPVHATATKPDHEPPVGFDGLARIIAACPLPAVAIGGLKPGHGGAARAAGAAGMAFVSAVCGQSDPEGAARALAREWSALA; this is encoded by the coding sequence ATGATGCGGTTCGACCTGTCGACCTACCTGGTGCTGGACCCGCAGCTGTGCGGAGCGCGCGGCGTGGTGGAGACAGCCCGTGCCGCCGTCCGTGGCGGTGCCACCATGGTGCAGCTGCGTGACAAGGCTGCGGATACCGCGCGGATGGTCGCCACGGGTCGCGCGCTGCAACAGGCGCTGGCCGGGACCGGCGCGACGCTGATCATCAATGACGATGTCGCGGCGGTGCGGGAACTCGGCGGTTGCGGGCTGCATGTCGGGCAGGGCGATCTGCCGGCGGCAGAGGCCCGCGCCCGCATCGGCCCCGAGGCCATACTTGGGCTGAGCGTGGAGACGGTCGCGCAGGCCGCGCAGGTCGATCCGGCCCTGGTGGACTACATCGGCGCCGGGCCGGTCCATGCGACGGCGACGAAACCTGATCACGAACCGCCCGTGGGCTTCGACGGGCTGGCCCGGATCATCGCCGCCTGTCCGTTGCCCGCCGTGGCCATCGGCGGGCTGAAGCCGGGTCACGGCGGGGCGGCGCGGGCGGCCGGGGCGGCGGGCATGGCCTTCGTCTCGGCGGTATGCGGTCAGTCGGATCCGGAGGGCGCCGCCCGCGCGCTGGCTCGCGAATGGTCTGCCCTAGCCTGA
- the thiM gene encoding hydroxyethylthiazole kinase: protein MIRRPDSLLRELRATTPLVQCITNYVAMNIAANVLLAAGASPAMVSDAEEAGEFAAIAGALTVNIGTLSAPFVEGMRAAIAGARQAGRPWVLDPVACQATALRRRVSAELTRLRPTIIRANASEILSLAGQDSQGQGVDGRDGVAMAEDAALRLSRDTGAVVAVTGPEDYVTDGTRAARICGGSDYMPLNTALGCSLTGLCGAFAALEADPFDATVAALAFYGVAGAQAHQDATGPGSFAPRFLDALHGLTPDALAAEARIAEASAR from the coding sequence ATGATCCGCCGCCCCGACTCCCTGCTGCGCGAGCTGCGCGCCACCACGCCGTTGGTGCAATGCATCACCAATTACGTCGCCATGAACATCGCCGCCAACGTGCTGCTGGCGGCGGGGGCCTCTCCGGCGATGGTGTCCGATGCCGAGGAGGCCGGCGAATTCGCCGCGATCGCAGGTGCCTTGACGGTGAACATCGGCACCCTTTCCGCGCCGTTTGTGGAGGGGATGCGCGCGGCCATCGCGGGGGCGCGACAGGCCGGGCGGCCCTGGGTGCTGGACCCGGTGGCCTGTCAGGCGACGGCGCTGCGGCGCCGCGTCTCGGCGGAACTGACCAGGTTGCGGCCCACGATTATCCGCGCGAACGCGTCGGAGATCCTGTCGCTGGCAGGGCAGGACAGCCAGGGCCAGGGCGTCGACGGCCGCGACGGCGTCGCCATGGCCGAGGACGCCGCCCTCCGCCTGTCGCGTGACACCGGCGCGGTGGTCGCCGTAACCGGGCCGGAGGATTACGTGACCGACGGGACGCGCGCGGCGCGGATCTGCGGCGGCTCTGACTACATGCCGTTGAACACTGCGTTGGGCTGTTCGCTGACCGGGCTGTGCGGGGCCTTTGCCGCGCTGGAGGCCGATCCGTTCGATGCGACGGTGGCGGCGTTGGCCTTCTATGGGGTGGCGGGGGCGCAGGCCCATCAGGATGCCACCGGGCCGGGCAGCTTCGCGCCCCGGTTCCTGGACGCGCTGCACGGCCTGACGCCCGATGCCCTGGCGGCGGAGGCGCGGATTGCAGAGGCGTCCGCCCGATGA
- the thiC gene encoding phosphomethylpyrimidine synthase ThiC, with protein MKDLTPHVTTGPLPASRRVWHAGRLYPEIRVPMREIDLHPSAGEPPVTVYDCSGPYTDPQVEIAIDRGLPRLREAWLAARGDTETYDGRHVRPEDNGHVTGARMVPEFPVRHAPRRARGEQAVTQLAYARAGIVTPEMEFVAIRENLGRWDVGATARDGQDWGARIPDLVTPEFVRDEIATGRAIIPANINHPEAEPMAIGRNFLVKINANIGNSAVTSSMAEEVEKMVWATRWGADTVMDLSTGRNIHNIRDWILRNSAVPIGTVPLYQALEKVGGIAEDLTWEVYRDTLIEQAEQGVDYFTIHAGVRLHMIPMTVDRVTGIVSRGGSIMAKWCLHHHKESFLYEHFEEICEICRAYDVSFSLGDGLRPGSLADANDQAQFAELETLGALTQIAWARDCQVMIEGPGHVPMHKIKENMDKQLEFCGAAPFYTLGPLTTDIAPGYDHITSGIGAAMIGWFGTAMLCYVTPKEHLGLPDRDDVKTGVITYKIAAHAADLAKGHPAARLRDDALSRARFEFRWEDQFNLSLDPETAQSMHDETLPKEAHKVAHFCSMCGPKFCSMRISHDIRAEAQKEGMAKMAEKFREGGELYLPADAVATRDGEDRT; from the coding sequence ATGAAAGACCTGACACCCCACGTGACCACCGGCCCCCTGCCCGCCTCCCGGCGGGTCTGGCATGCGGGCCGCCTGTACCCCGAGATCCGCGTGCCGATGCGCGAGATCGACCTGCATCCCAGTGCGGGCGAACCGCCGGTGACGGTCTACGATTGCTCGGGGCCCTATACCGATCCGCAGGTGGAAATCGCCATCGACCGGGGCCTGCCGCGCCTGCGCGAGGCCTGGCTGGCGGCGCGCGGCGATACGGAGACCTATGACGGACGCCATGTCCGACCGGAGGACAATGGCCATGTCACCGGCGCGCGAATGGTGCCGGAATTCCCGGTCCGCCATGCGCCCCGCCGCGCCCGTGGCGAACAGGCGGTGACGCAGCTTGCCTATGCCCGCGCAGGGATCGTCACGCCAGAGATGGAGTTCGTCGCGATCCGCGAGAACCTCGGTCGGTGGGACGTCGGTGCGACCGCCCGCGACGGGCAGGATTGGGGGGCAAGGATCCCCGATCTGGTGACGCCCGAATTCGTCCGGGACGAGATCGCGACCGGCCGGGCGATCATCCCTGCCAATATCAACCACCCGGAGGCGGAGCCGATGGCCATCGGTCGCAACTTCCTGGTGAAGATCAATGCCAATATCGGCAACAGCGCCGTCACCTCCTCGATGGCGGAAGAGGTGGAGAAGATGGTCTGGGCCACCCGATGGGGCGCCGATACGGTGATGGACCTGTCCACCGGGCGCAACATCCACAACATCCGCGACTGGATCCTGCGCAATTCCGCGGTGCCGATCGGGACCGTGCCCCTGTATCAGGCGCTGGAAAAGGTCGGCGGCATAGCCGAAGACCTGACCTGGGAGGTCTATCGCGACACGTTGATCGAACAGGCCGAACAGGGGGTGGATTACTTCACCATCCACGCCGGGGTGCGCCTGCACATGATCCCGATGACGGTGGACCGCGTGACGGGGATCGTCAGCCGGGGCGGGTCGATCATGGCCAAGTGGTGCCTGCATCATCACAAGGAGAGTTTCCTTTACGAGCATTTCGAGGAGATCTGCGAGATCTGCCGTGCCTATGACGTCTCCTTTTCGCTGGGGGACGGGTTGCGCCCCGGCTCCCTTGCCGATGCCAACGATCAGGCGCAATTCGCCGAGCTGGAAACGCTGGGCGCGCTGACGCAGATCGCCTGGGCGCGGGATTGCCAGGTGATGATCGAGGGGCCGGGCCATGTTCCGATGCACAAGATCAAGGAGAACATGGACAAGCAGTTGGAGTTTTGCGGCGCGGCGCCGTTCTACACGCTGGGGCCGCTGACCACGGATATCGCGCCGGGTTATGACCATATCACCAGCGGAATCGGCGCGGCGATGATCGGTTGGTTCGGCACGGCGATGCTGTGCTACGTCACGCCCAAGGAACACCTGGGTCTGCCCGACCGTGACGATGTGAAGACCGGGGTGATCACCTACAAGATCGCCGCCCATGCCGCCGACCTTGCCAAGGGGCATCCCGCCGCCCGCCTGCGCGACGACGCGCTAAGCCGGGCGCGGTTCGAATTCCGCTGGGAGGATCAGTTCAACCTGTCGCTCGATCCCGAAACGGCGCAGTCCATGCATGATGAGACCCTGCCCAAGGAGGCACACAAGGTCGCGCATTTCTGCTCCATGTGCGGGCCGAAATTCTGTTCGATGCGCATTTCTCACGACATCCGCGCGGAGGCTCAGAAGGAGGGGATGGCGAAGATGGCGGAGAAGTTCCGCGAAGGGGGGGAATTGTATCTTCCCGCCGACGCCGTGGCGACAAGGGACGGGGAGGACCGGACATGA
- a CDS encoding LacI family DNA-binding transcriptional regulator, with protein MKKQPPRPLTLRDVSEASGVSEMTVSRVLRNRGDVSVATREKVLNAAKQMGYVPNKIAGALASQRVNLVAVIIPSMSNMVFPEVMTGINRVLETSSLQPVVGITDYLPEKEEKVLYEMLSWRPSGVIIAGLEHSDPCRAMLRAAGIPVVEIMDTDGTPIDAAVGISHRRAGREMGRAILRAGYRKIGFLGTTLGADHRARKRFEGFTEALAKGGVEIAETEFYSKGSALGKGREITQTIMTRRPDLDCLYFSNDMIGAGGLLWMMEQGYDIPGKVGLAGFNDVQLLQGLPRKLATMDSCREEIGSRAAQIILDRLERDEMVVEDTSKVELSPKISFGDTLRM; from the coding sequence GTGAAGAAACAACCCCCTCGCCCCCTGACCCTGCGCGATGTGTCCGAAGCGTCGGGCGTATCCGAAATGACCGTCAGCCGGGTGTTGCGCAACCGTGGCGATGTTTCCGTCGCGACCCGTGAAAAGGTTCTGAACGCGGCCAAGCAGATGGGATATGTCCCCAACAAGATCGCCGGTGCCCTGGCCAGCCAGCGGGTGAACCTGGTCGCCGTGATCATCCCTTCCATGTCCAACATGGTCTTCCCCGAGGTGATGACAGGGATCAACCGGGTGCTTGAGACATCCTCCCTGCAACCCGTGGTGGGCATCACCGACTACCTGCCCGAGAAGGAGGAGAAAGTCCTCTACGAAATGCTCTCCTGGCGGCCGTCGGGGGTGATCATCGCCGGGCTGGAGCATTCCGACCCCTGCCGCGCCATGCTGCGGGCCGCCGGCATCCCGGTGGTGGAGATCATGGATACCGATGGCACCCCGATCGACGCCGCCGTGGGGATTTCCCATCGCCGCGCCGGGCGGGAGATGGGCCGCGCCATCCTGCGCGCGGGCTATCGCAAGATCGGGTTTCTGGGCACCACTTTGGGCGCCGACCACCGCGCGCGCAAACGGTTCGAGGGCTTCACCGAGGCGCTGGCCAAGGGCGGCGTGGAAATCGCGGAGACCGAATTCTACTCGAAGGGGTCCGCCCTGGGGAAAGGTCGGGAGATCACGCAGACCATCATGACCCGGCGCCCGGATCTGGATTGCCTCTACTTCTCCAACGACATGATCGGCGCCGGCGGGCTGTTGTGGATGATGGAACAAGGCTACGACATTCCCGGCAAGGTCGGGCTGGCCGGGTTCAACGATGTGCAGTTGCTTCAGGGTTTGCCGCGCAAGCTGGCCACCATGGATTCCTGCCGCGAGGAGATCGGCAGCCGGGCCGCGCAGATCATCCTGGACCGGCTGGAGCGCGACGAAATGGTCGTGGAGGACACCAGCAAGGTCGAGCTGTCGCCCAAGATCAGCTTTGGCGACACGCTTCGCATGTGA
- a CDS encoding winged helix-turn-helix domain-containing protein — MVRPQLTNRQARRIFLDRHGLADVPSGPGKGADLAQVIHRLGFVQVDSVNTVARAHDLILFARRPAYRPAHLTRLIEQDRALFEHWTHDAAVIPADFYPHWHLRFRRDADRLRGRWPKWQGPEFLAELDRVLAHVTTHGEICAADLRDAPAPKSTGWWDWHPTKAALEYLWRSGALAVSRRVGFRKQYDLPGRVLPQSRLRAPSQAETLDWLMGAALDRLGFATSGELAAFWDIATPAEARAWCAAERAAGRLQEVAIETVTGAHRICFARPGLAEVTPPEPPGRLRVLSPFDPALRDRKRAERLFGFHYRIEIFLPEAQRQYGYYVFPLLEGDRLVGRIDMKADRQADVLNVSRLWPERGVSFGRGRTTRLEAELDRIRRLAGVSRVDWAADWRQAPR; from the coding sequence ATGGTGCGCCCGCAGCTGACCAACCGCCAGGCGCGGCGGATCTTTCTGGATCGGCACGGGCTGGCCGATGTGCCTTCAGGGCCGGGCAAGGGCGCGGACCTGGCGCAGGTGATCCATCGGCTGGGCTTTGTGCAGGTCGATTCGGTCAATACCGTCGCGCGGGCGCATGACCTGATCCTCTTTGCTCGCCGCCCCGCCTATCGCCCGGCGCATCTGACGCGGCTGATCGAACAGGACCGGGCGCTGTTCGAACACTGGACCCATGATGCGGCGGTGATCCCGGCGGATTTCTACCCCCATTGGCATTTGCGCTTTCGCCGCGATGCCGACCGTCTGCGCGGGCGCTGGCCGAAATGGCAGGGGCCGGAGTTTCTGGCGGAACTGGACCGGGTGCTGGCCCATGTCACCACCCATGGCGAGATCTGCGCCGCCGATCTGCGTGACGCGCCCGCGCCGAAATCGACCGGCTGGTGGGATTGGCACCCCACCAAGGCAGCGCTGGAATATCTGTGGCGCAGCGGCGCGCTGGCCGTGTCGCGGCGGGTAGGGTTTCGCAAGCAATACGACCTGCCGGGCCGCGTGCTGCCGCAATCCCGGCTGCGGGCCCCGTCCCAGGCCGAAACGCTGGATTGGCTGATGGGCGCGGCGCTGGACCGGCTAGGTTTTGCCACCAGCGGTGAATTGGCCGCTTTCTGGGACATCGCCACCCCGGCCGAAGCGCGGGCCTGGTGCGCCGCCGAACGCGCCGCCGGCCGGTTGCAGGAGGTAGCGATTGAAACGGTCACCGGCGCGCATCGCATCTGCTTTGCCCGGCCGGGTCTGGCCGAGGTCACGCCCCCCGAACCGCCCGGCCGCCTGCGCGTACTCAGCCCGTTCGACCCTGCCTTGCGTGATCGCAAGCGGGCCGAACGGCTGTTCGGGTTTCACTATCGGATCGAGATCTTCCTGCCCGAGGCGCAGCGCCAATACGGCTACTACGTCTTCCCCCTGCTGGAGGGGGACCGACTGGTCGGGCGCATCGACATGAAGGCTGACCGACAGGCGGACGTGCTGAACGTGTCACGACTGTGGCCGGAACGGGGGGTCAGCTTTGGCAGGGGGCGCACCACCCGCCTGGAGGCAGAGCTGGATCGGATCCGACGCCTTGCCGGAGTGTCCCGCGTCGATTGGGCGGCGGATTGGCGACAGGCGCCGCGCTAG
- a CDS encoding FAD binding domain-containing protein, whose translation MYEFEFVKPATVEAAIEALKDEDAQPLAGGQTLIPTLKQRLNMPSKLVSLKGITALQGVREESGTLRIGAATTHAEIARATATLFPGLASLAGRIGDPAVRNRGTIGGSIANNDPSACYPAMLMAVRGSVITNTREIPAEAYFQGMFDTALEDGELVTAISIPVPEASNYQKFEQPASRFPLCGVFVARFLDRVGVAVTGASNDGVFAWAEAEQALATDFAPAAVTALAALDGEDMIDDLHGSGAYRAHLASVLTRRAVEAMG comes from the coding sequence ATGTATGAATTCGAATTCGTGAAGCCCGCCACCGTCGAGGCGGCGATAGAGGCGCTCAAGGATGAGGACGCGCAGCCGCTGGCCGGGGGGCAGACGCTGATCCCGACGCTGAAACAGCGGCTGAACATGCCGTCGAAGCTGGTATCGCTCAAGGGGATCACCGCCCTTCAGGGCGTCCGCGAAGAGAGCGGCACCCTGCGGATCGGTGCCGCCACCACCCATGCGGAAATCGCCCGCGCCACGGCAACGCTGTTTCCGGGCCTGGCCTCGCTGGCCGGGCGGATCGGCGATCCGGCGGTGCGGAACCGCGGCACCATCGGCGGCAGCATCGCCAACAACGACCCCTCCGCCTGTTATCCCGCGATGCTGATGGCGGTGCGCGGCAGCGTGATCACCAACACCCGCGAGATCCCCGCCGAGGCGTATTTCCAGGGCATGTTCGACACCGCGCTGGAGGACGGAGAACTTGTCACCGCCATCTCGATCCCGGTGCCCGAGGCGTCGAATTACCAGAAGTTCGAACAGCCGGCCTCCCGCTTTCCGCTGTGCGGGGTCTTCGTGGCGCGGTTCTTGGATCGCGTGGGCGTTGCCGTGACCGGCGCGTCAAACGACGGCGTCTTCGCTTGGGCAGAAGCGGAGCAGGCGCTGGCCACGGATTTCGCGCCCGCCGCCGTGACCGCGCTGGCCGCGCTGGACGGCGAGGACATGATTGACGACCTGCACGGCAGCGGCGCCTACCGCGCCCACCTGGCCAGTGTTCTGACCCGCCGCGCGGTCGAGGCAATGGGCTGA
- a CDS encoding (2Fe-2S)-binding protein codes for MKISMKVNGREASGEVEGRTLLVTFLRETLGLTGTHVGCDTSQCGACSVHVDGQLAKACTMFAAEADGAEVKTIEGMAGADGALNPLQQAFQDHHGLQCGFCTPGMIMAADSLLAENPKPTEGEVRDYLEGNICRCTGYHNIVKAILAASGQDVPPVSVE; via the coding sequence ATGAAAATCTCGATGAAGGTGAACGGCCGCGAGGCCAGCGGAGAGGTCGAGGGCCGGACCCTCCTTGTGACCTTTTTGCGCGAAACCCTGGGCCTGACCGGAACGCATGTCGGCTGTGACACGTCGCAATGCGGGGCGTGCAGTGTGCATGTGGACGGCCAACTGGCGAAGGCCTGCACCATGTTCGCCGCCGAAGCGGACGGCGCCGAGGTCAAGACCATCGAAGGCATGGCCGGTGCCGACGGGGCGCTGAACCCGTTGCAGCAGGCGTTCCAGGACCACCACGGGCTGCAATGCGGGTTCTGCACGCCGGGCATGATCATGGCCGCCGACAGTCTGCTGGCCGAAAATCCCAAGCCGACGGAGGGCGAGGTCCGCGACTACCTTGAAGGGAATATCTGCCGCTGCACCGGCTACCACAATATCGTCAAGGCGATCCTTGCCGCATCGGGCCAGGACGTGCCGCCGGTTTCGGTGGAATAG